A stretch of DNA from Candidatus Flexicrinis affinis:
GCTCGCGGACCTCGAGGATTATGGCGTTGCGGATCTCCCCACGGCGCAAGGCCAGCGGGGCGAACGTCGCCTCATCCTGCATGAGGCTCTCAAAGTCAAATCCGTTATCAATCATCTGCAGCACGCTCAAGCCCGGGGCAACAGGGTCGACGCTCCGTCCGGTTCTCCCCGGGCTGTTAGTGAACCGGCGGCGCGCAGAGTAGACGCAATGGTGTTTTGCCCACTTACCCTCGATAGCAGTATATCAGAAAAGAATCGGGGGATTTGCCCGCACTCTGAGAACATTAATTCGAGATTGAGATAGTTCACACGTTGAGGCGGGATGTAAGGCAATTCGTTATGCAGGCGGTGGTACCCGCGGCGCAGAAAACGATTGAAGCCTAGCGAATTGAACCTCACCCCAGACCCCTCTCCCGAAGAGAGGGGCTTTCACAGATGGCGGGTCTTGTGCGTAGGGACATGTGCCGTGTCCGGGAGAGAAAAGGCCGGCACAGAGACCACAGAGACGTGCCGTAAGGGCGGCCCGGCGGGCCGCCCGGGCCGCGCCGGAGGCTCAAGCCCCGGCTAATGAACAGACCCGCCGAAGCGGGTAGGCGGACCGACGCGTCTAGCCCGGGATTTCAACCTTGGGGGCGACCCCCTCGGTGTGCTCTCTCTTGCTCCGTGGCCTCTGTGCCCGCTTTTCCTACCCACCCGGCGCGGGGACCCACCCCGGCAGGTACGCGTTCGGCGCGACCTCGTACAGCGCGCCGGTCGCCATCTCGTAGACCCAGATGCCGGGCAAGCTGCCGCCGTATTCGAAGCGCTGTACCAGCAGCATCAACCCGTCCGGGCTGAACGCCAGCGCCCCATGATTGAACGCGTCGTCCACGATCAACGGCGTCAGCGCTTCCGATTCAAGGTCGTACAGATAAACCTGCTGCCCGCGCGTGCCGCGCTCGTCGTCGGCGTATTGACGCAGCACGGCCACGCGCCGCCCGTCCGGGTGCCACGCCGCCGAGACGCCGTCGTTGGTCTGCCCGTCGGGGAACAGGTCGCGCAAGTTGTTGTCCACCAGCTCGGCGACGATCAACTGCGAGCGCACGGTGACCTCGCCGCCCATCACCAACGTCGACGTGATCAACGTTTCGCCATCGGGCGAGAGCGCGCCGGTCATGCCGTTGTCGGCCGGCACGAACTTGATCCGGTCGGCTTCCTCGGCCGGGTTGAAGTCGAACACCAGCACACCGCCCGCGGTCGACTCGTAGAACGCGAGCCGCCGTCCGTTTGCGCTCCAGATCGGCTGGCTGCCGGTCGTCTGGTTGTCGTTGAACAGCGGATAGTCGCGCGGCTGACCCGTGTTCAGGCCATCGACGATGAAAATCTTCGGCGCGCCTGAGCCGGTGCCGAAGTTTGGATCGTATGTCCGGCGCATATAGGCGATTGCAGAGCTGTCCGGCTTCCACGCCGGCGTCGTGCAGTCGGCGTTGAGCGCCACGCAGTCGACCAGCGTGCGGGTCGTGCCGTCGTACAGGTCGACCAGCACCAGGTTGACGCGGCCGGTCGTCACGTCACGCTCGGCATACGCGATCCGCCGGCCGTCGGGCGAGGCGGCGTAGTCGAACACCCCGCCGGCGCTGCGGGTGATCTGGGCCGCGCTGTCCGGGTCGCCGGGCACGACCGTCCACACGTTTTGCGGGCCGCTGTTCGCCGGCGCCAGATACGCGACGCGCAGCGGTTGATCGGGCGGGCGCAGCAGCAGCACCGACAGCGCAATCAGCGCGACGATGATCAGCGCGGCAATCAGGATCGTGAGGTCAAAGCGCGAGAGGCGCATCGGATGTCGCTTACGGGTACAGGTACGGGTGTTCCGGCTCTTCGACGGGCGTGAGCTGCGCGGCCTGCAGCACCGGCACCTGCTGGCCGAGGAATTCGCCTGCTTGGAATTCGCCGGAGACCTCGACCCATGCGCCGGCCTCGGGCGCGTCGGCGCCCGCGTAGTACGCTGGCAGGCCCAACGCCGAGGCGTCCGCAACACAGCAGCTCAACGTGAAGCGCGCGACCATGAAGGTGTTCTCGGGATAGCCCGGCTCGGTATAGACGAAGCCGAGCACGTTGGCCTGCTGCCCGTTAAACGCCGAGGGCGACTGCTCGGTGACGAACGCGCGCGACCAGTCGAGGATGTCGCGGTCGAGCGGCGCCTTGCTGACCAGCGCGACCTCGGCGGCGCTGTAACTGGCCGCGCCGACGCGGATCGACCCGTTGATGGCCTCGGCCCCCAGCGGGCGCGACGGGATCAGCGTCCCCAGCACCAGCGGCACCGCCAGCATCAGCATCATCGACAGGCTCGTGCGCGAATGGCTGAACGCGCCGCTGCGGACTCCGCCGCGCAGTTCGGCCAGCGCCGCCGCTCCGCCGACCGCGAACAGCACCACCGCCACGTAGCTCAGCCACGCGAAGCGCGCGTTGATGTAGTTGGTCAGGTTGCCGCTGAGGATGTTGTAGGCGAAATACGCCGCCAGCCCGAACAACAGCGCGGCCTTGATCGCGACAGCGCCGCGGTTTGGGGCGGGCGTGGAGGTCGAAATAAGGAGGTTCGTCTGCATCGGGGCTTACCTCATCAACAGATTCATCCAGACGCCGATCAGCAGCGTCAGCAGGAACGGGATCAGGATCAAATAGGCGACGGTGCGGCGCCGGAACACGCCGAGGAACATCAGCGTGCTCTTGATGTCGACCATCGGGCCGAAGGTCAGGAACGCGGCGATCGAACCGGTGGTGAACGTCCCTGTGAACGCCAGCGCGATAAACGCATCGACCGTGCTGCACACCGACAGCACAAACGCGATCAACTGCATGACGATCACCGAGATGACCGGCCCGCTGCCGATACCGATCAACTGCTCCTGCCCGACGAACATCTGCATCAGCGCGGCCAGCAGCGAGCCGATCACCAGATAGCGGCCCATGTCGAACGTCTCGTCCACGCTGAACTGCGCGGCGCGGATCAGGCCGGGGACGAGGCGCGGGCGGTCGACCACCTTCGGCCCACTGCCGCCGGTGACCGGCGCGAGCGAAGCGGGCAGCAAGACTTCTTCGGGCCGGGCTGTTAGGGCGAAAACCAACCCGACCGCGATCGCCACGACGGCCGTGATCGCAAAGCGGGCGATCAACAGCGGGCCGGGTCCGAACGCGATATACGTGCTGACGAGCACGATCGGGTTCATCACCGGCGCGGCCAGCAGGAACGCGATGCCAACCGACATCGGCAGCCCTTTGGTGAACAGCCGCCGCGTGACCGGCACGACGCCGCACTCGCACACCGGGAACGCGAAGCCCATAAACGCCCCGACGAACGGCGCGGCAAAGCGGTTGCGCGGCAGCCAACGCACGATGTCCTCGCGGCTGACGAACACTTCCAGCAGGCCGGAGACGGCCGTGCCGAGCAGCAGGAACGGGGCGGCTTCGATAAAGATGCCGAGGAAGCGGGTGGCGAACACACCGAACGTCACGGCCGGGTCGCCGCGCGTGAGCAGCAGCGCTGCGATCGCGATCAGGAAGGTCGCCGTAAACGCGGGGCCGAGCCAACGGCGAGCGGGCGGAGTTGCAGCAGACGACGTCATGTCATGCCTTCTCTATCCGTCATCCCGCGGACTATAGCACGGCGGTATCCGGCGCTCCAGTGCCGCTTGCCCGACGGCGGGCATGGACTTGCACAACAGAGCTTTTAACCACAAAGGGCACAGAGTACACAGAGAAGCAGGAGCACGCAGAGGGGATATCGGGGCGATCCGCCGGGTCGCCCGCGGCACAACGTCACGCGATGGTAGGGACACGGCACCGCCGTGTCCGGGAACGAAAGACGGGCACAGAGAGACGAACCTCACCCCAACCCCGGGGGGGGGGGCGGGGGGGGGGGGCCTCAAGAGAAGGAGCGGGGGGGAGGGCGGGGCCGGGGGTGAGGGTCAGTACGAGAGGCCGCTGTCATGCCTCCTCGCCGCCCTGATACGACGACTGCACGAACCGCAGGCCAGCGAGAATCTGCTCGACCCGCGCCACCGACACCGTACCGATGAATGCACCCAAATCCGCTTTGCGCAGCGTCGTGACCTTGGCGACCTCGACCACACTTTGCCGCGGCAGGTCCGCCTCGCCGGCCTCCAGCAGTACGTTCCCCGGCAGCG
This window harbors:
- a CDS encoding type II toxin-antitoxin system PemK/MazF family toxin; protein product: MPIHRGDVYWVQLNDAGSVPHPYVIVQDDVFNHSRIETVIAVALTTNLQRVSLPGNVLLEAGEADLPRQSVVEVAKVTTLRKADLGAFIGTVSVARVEQILAGLRFVQSSYQGGEEA
- a CDS encoding TIGR03943 family protein, which translates into the protein MQTNLLISTSTPAPNRGAVAIKAALLFGLAAYFAYNILSGNLTNYINARFAWLSYVAVVLFAVGGAAALAELRGGVRSGAFSHSRTSLSMMLMLAVPLVLGTLIPSRPLGAEAINGSIRVGAASYSAAEVALVSKAPLDRDILDWSRAFVTEQSPSAFNGQQANVLGFVYTEPGYPENTFMVARFTLSCCVADASALGLPAYYAGADAPEAGAWVEVSGEFQAGEFLGQQVPVLQAAQLTPVEEPEHPYLYP
- a CDS encoding permease — protein: MTSSAATPPARRWLGPAFTATFLIAIAALLLTRGDPAVTFGVFATRFLGIFIEAAPFLLLGTAVSGLLEVFVSREDIVRWLPRNRFAAPFVGAFMGFAFPVCECGVVPVTRRLFTKGLPMSVGIAFLLAAPVMNPIVLVSTYIAFGPGPLLIARFAITAVVAIAVGLVFALTARPEEVLLPASLAPVTGGSGPKVVDRPRLVPGLIRAAQFSVDETFDMGRYLVIGSLLAALMQMFVGQEQLIGIGSGPVISVIVMQLIAFVLSVCSTVDAFIALAFTGTFTTGSIAAFLTFGPMVDIKSTLMFLGVFRRRTVAYLILIPFLLTLLIGVWMNLLMR